The Caminicella sporogenes DSM 14501 genomic interval CATTGGAGGGATTTGAATTTTTTCTCCTTTAAAAGAATTAAAGACCTCAAATATTTTTTCTTCAGATACATTTACATTAACTGTGTCTAAAATATTACCCCACCTATCTTGAGTATCTGTTACAATTCCAAGAGTTAATTCGGCTCTATATGTTTTTGTATCATTTTGCATAAACTCTATCAGTTTAGTTGCCTTTCCAATGCAAATTGGAAGAACTCCTGTTGCCATTGGGTCCAAAGTTCCAGAATGTCCTACTTTTTTTACATTTAAATTTTTTCTCACAAAATTTACTACATCATGAGATGTCATATTTGGAGGTTTTAAAATATTTAAAAATCCTATCATATTTTTCACCTGAAATTTTCTCTAAATGTATTTAGTAATATATTTTTTGCATTATCAATAGTATCATAAATAGTACAGCCAGCAGCTTTTTTATGTCCTCCACCACCAAATTTTTTAGCAATTATGGAAACATCAAAATCATATTTTGAACGCAAACTGACTTTAATGGTATTATCTGAAAATTCCTTTAAAAGTACTGCAATATTTACACCTTCAATATCTCTTGCATATTCAATAATACCATCAGTATCTGATATATCAATTTTATTTTTTTTAAGCATATCATTCGTTACATATATTACTGCTAGTTTGCCATCAAAATGTAATTCTAAACTATTTAAGACGTCTGACAACAATTTTATTTTATTTATTGGTTTGTTTTGATAAAGTTCTGTATTAATAAATGAAAAATCTATACCTTTTTCTATTAAGTCAGCTGCTATTCTTAAAGTTAAAGGAGTAGTATTACTGTATTTAAAACTGCCTGTATCTGTGGATAAAGCAACATAAAGAGCAGTTGCAATGTTTTTATCTATATATATTTTTAATTTTTTAAGCAACTCATATATAATTTCTCCACATGCTGCAGCTTTTGAATTAACTAAATTGTATTTTCCATAGTTAGTATTTGTACTGTGGTGGTCAATATTTAAAACTTCACTGCATAAGTCTAATAAATATGCTCTATCTCCTAATCTATCTGTATCACTGCTGTCTACAGTTATTATCAAATCTGGTTTAATACTTAACTTTTCAAAATCTTCTGTAGTTATTATTTTACTATTTGCATTTAAAAATTTTAAATTTGATGGCAGTTTATCATTTAAAATTATATATACTCTTTTTTCTAGCTTTTTTAATGCATAAAATAAAGCTATAGATGAACCTATCGTATCTCCATCAGGAAGAATATGGGGAAGAATTATGATATTCTTTCTTCCCTCAAACAACTCTAAATAATAATTATTCATTTTCATCAACTTCCTGAACAGAAGAATTTTTATTTACTTTTTCTATTAATTTACTCATATATACACCATGTTCTATTGACTCATCAAGTTTAAAAATAGGTTCGGGTGTATATCTAACTTTTAAATGTTTTCCCAATTCTCTTCTTATATATCCTTTTGCATTATTTAAAGCTTCAATAGTTTCATTTTTATCTACACTATCATCAAATATACTTATATAAATATTTGTATATCTTAAATCATTAGTTGTATCAACATGTGTTATACTAGTTAGTTTAGATATTCTAGGGTCTTTTAACTGATTCATGATTATACTACTAACTATTTTTTTTATTTCTTCAGATATTCTATTAGTTCTTGCATATCTCATTTGCAATCCCTTCCTTAAATAAAATGAGGTTTTAAGATTTTTTTACCTCTTCAATAATATAAGTTTCTATAATATCTCCTTCTTTAATGTCATTGTAATTTTCAAGACCTATACCACATTCATATCCAGAAGCTACTTCTTTCACATCATCTTTAAATCTTTTTAAAGATGATATTTTACCTTCATATATAACAATACCGTCTCTAACTAATCTTACATTTGAATTTCTAGTTACTTTACCTTCTAGTACATAGCCTCCTGCTATTGTACCAACATTAGGTACTTTAAATGTAGCTCTTACTTCAATTTTTCCTAGCACAACTTCTTTAAACTCAGGTTCTAACATACCTTTCATAGCAGCTTCTATGTCATCAATAGCTTCATAAATAATTCTATAAGTCTTAAGTTCTATATTTTCTGTTTCAGCTAATCTTGTAACACTTGATGATGGTCTGACATTAAATCCTATAACTATTGCATTTGATGCAGAAGCAAGTAAAATATCTGATTCAGTTATAGTTCCAACTGCTCCATGTATAACATTTATTCTTACTTCATCATTGCTCAGTTTAGCTAATGACTGTTTTATAGCTTCTACAGAACCTTGAGCATCTGCTTTGACAATAATATTTAAATCTTTTACTTTACCCTGCTGAATGTGTTCAAAGAGGTCTTCTAGTGTAACTTTTTGAGTAGCTTTTAAAGATTTCTCCCTTATTTCCTGCTGACGTTTTTCAGCTATTTGTCTAGCAGTTTTATCATCTTTTACTACTCTAAATTTGTCACCAGCTTCAGGAACGTCAGATAAACCTAAAATTTCTACAGCAGTAGATGGACCTGCTTTTTTTATTCTATTTCCTTTATCATTAATCATAGCTCTAACTCTTCCATAAGTAGCACCGGCAATTATAGAATCGCCTACATTAAGAGTTCCTTTTTGCACAATAACAGTAGCTACTGGTCCTCTACCCTTATCAAGTTTAGATTCAATTATCGTTCCTACCGCTTTTCTATTTGGATTTGCTTTTAACTCTCTCATCTCAGCTACTAATAATATCATTTCTAGTAATTGGTCAATGCCTTCACCTTTCAAAGCAGAAACAGGTACACAAACTACATCTCCGCCCCATTCTTCTATTAAAACTCCATGTTCGGCAAGTTCTTGTTTAACTCTATCAGGATTTGCATCTGGTTTGTCAATTTTATTAATAGCAACTATTATAGGAACATCAGCAGCTTTAGCATGGTTTATTGCTTCAATAGTTTGAGGCATAACACCATCATCAGCGGCAACAACTAAAACTGCAATATCAGTTATTTGTGCTCCTCTAGCACGAAGTGAAGTAAAAGCTTCATGCCCCGGAGTATCCAAAAATACGATTTTTTCACCATTTATATCAACTTCAGATGCTCCTATATGTTGAGTTATTCCACCAGCTTCACCAGCAGTAACCTTAGTTTTTCTAATTGCATCAAGTAGTGAAGTCTTACCGTGGTCGACATGTCCCATAACTGTTACTATTGGAGCACGTTTAACTAAATCTTCTGGATTATCCTCTTCTTCCTCGAATTCATCATCAGAATTATCATTTTTTTCCAATACGGCTGTATAGCCATATTCTGAAGCAACTATTTCAGCAGTATCAAAATCTATTTCCTGATTTAATGCTGCCATTACTCCTAAATTCATTAATTTCATTATTATTTCATTTGCATTTTTACTGAGTTTATCAGCTAAATCTTTAACTGTTATAGTTTTTTCCAATTTTATTATTAATTCGTTGTCATTTGCATTATCTGATTTTTCAATTTTTTCTTCTTTATTTTTATCTTTATTTTCAGATTGTTTTTTTTCTTTATTATTTTTCTTTGTATTTTTACTACCATTTTTTTCTTCTTTTTCAGATTCATAAAACTCTATGATAACATTTGCATCTTCATTTTCTATAGTACTCATGTGATTGGCAACTTCAAGTCCAAATTCACCTAATTTAGAAATCAATTCTTTACTTGTAATTCCTAACTTTTTAGCTAATTGATAGACTCTAATTTTTGACACATATTTCACCCCCTAAATTTTTAAACACTTCTTTCAATGTTTAATAGCTCGGCTATCTCTAATATCTTCTTTGCAAAGTTTTCATCTTTAATGCCGAAAACAGTTCTGTTAATTTTACCTATTGATTTAGAAAGCATATCACGATTTCCAAATATAATATATGGTATACCGTTTGAATTGCACAGATTAATCATTTTTTTTAAAGTGTTGTGAGAAGCATCTTCTGCAATAATTATTAATTTTATAACTTTCTTTTTTATATATATTTCACATGTGTTTTCGCCAGAAAACAGATTTTTAGATTTTTGTGCAAATCCTAATAGAGAATATATCTTATTTTTCATTTTTATTTAGCTCCTCTATTAATTGTTCGTAAATATCTGAAGGAACTTCTACTCCAAATGCTCTAGCAAGTGCATTTTTCTTTTGCATTTTTTCAAAACATTCTTTTTGCGGACAAATATATGCTCCTCTACCGTGAGCTTTTCCTGTAAAATCTATTTTAATTTCACCTTCTTTATTTCTTACTATTCTTATAAGCTCTTTTTTAGGTTTTTGTTCAAAACAACCTACGCATTTACGAAGAGGTATTTTCTTTTTTTTCATCATTTTTATACCCCCTACTGATTATATTATAAATATTTTTTATTCAACTAATGATTCTTCAAACTGACTCAAACTTTTAATATCAATTTTCCAACCTGTTAGTTTAGCAGCTAATCTAGCATTCTGACCTTCTTTACCTATTGCCAGCGATAATTGATAATCTGGTACAATAACTAAAGCTGATTTTTCTTCTTCATTAATTATAACTTTTTCTACTTTTGATGGGCTTAGAGAATTTGAAATAAATTCTGAAGGGTTTTCGCTCCATTTTATTATATCTATTTTTTCTCCTCTTAACTCATCTACAATATTTTGAACTCTAGCCCCTTTCTGTCCAACACATGCTCCAACAGGGTCAACATCTAAATCAGATGAATAAACAGCAATCTTTGTCCTAGAACCAGCTTCCCTAGATATGCTTTTTATTTCTACTATACCATCATGTATTTCTGGAACTTCTAATTCAAAAAGCCTTTTTACTAATCCCGGATGAGTTCTAGATACTAAAATTTGAGGTCCTTTAGTAGTTTTCTTTACTTCTACTATGTACGTTTTTATTCTGCTACCTTGAGTATATACTTCATTTTGTATCTGTTCATTTGGAAGTAGTATAGCTTCAGTTTTTCCTAAATTTATATAAACAATTCCCTTGCTGATTCTTTGAATAGTTCCAGTTACTATTTCACTTTCTCTATTTACAAATTCTTCATAAATAACAGCTCTTTCTGCTTCTCTAATTCTCTGAACGACAACTTGTTTTGCAGTTTGAGCTGCTATTCTTCCAAAGTTTTTAGGAGTAACTTCTTTTTCAATTATGTCATCTATTTCGTAATTTGGGTCAATCTTTTTTGCATCTTCTAAGCTTATTTCAAATAGCTCATTTTCTACATTTTCAACTACCTGTTTTCTAGAATAGACATGAACATCCCCATTTTCTCTATCTATTGTAATTTTAACATTTTGAGCAGAACCAAAATTCTTTTTATAAGCAGTAATTAAAGCTGCTTCAATAGCTTCTAGGAGAGTTTCTTTAGATATACCTTTTTCTTTTTCAAGTTGCTCAAGAGCTTCTAGTAATTCATTTTTCACTATTTATTCCCCCTAATCAAAATTGATTAAAAGTTTCACAAGAGATACTTTATCTCTTGGTATTGAAATAGAACCTTTTTTTTCTATATCAATAATTATTTTGTTATTTTCTAAACCAAGTAATTTACCTTCAAATATTTTTTGACCATCCATAGGATGATAAAGTCTAACTTCTACCAATTCACCTTTATATTTTTCAAAATCTTTATCACGTTTTAAAGGTCTATCTATTCCAGGTGAAGATACTTCTAAAAAATAACTTTCCTTAATTGGATCTAATTCATCTAACTTTTTACTTAGATATTCACTTGCTTCTTGACAATCATCTAAGGATAAACCTCCTTCCTTGTCAAGATATACCCTTAAATATCTATGCTGTCCTTCTTTTACAAATTCTATATCAACTAAATCCAAATTTTTATCTTCAGTAAAAGGAACTATTAGTTCCTCAACTATATCAACTACACGTTTTTTTTGCAAACTAAATCCTCCTTTTCTATTTAAGTTACACTTTTTATTGGTATTTTTCCAAAAAAAATGTTTACTATTCGTAAAACGGCAGAAAATATATAACAATAAAGAGTGGGAAATTCCCACTCTTTATATAAATTATACTATATTTATATGGAAATTATAACATAAACAATAAATGTATGCAACTCTTAAAATAGAGATAATTGATTGGCTTCTGGAAGATTTTTCAAACAACCATGAGCCTGAAGCGTTTCTATGACAGTTTTTGATACTTTGGTTCTTATTCTAATATCTTCAATAGATAGAAATTCTCCATTTTTTCTTTCATGTGCAATATTTCTTGCTGCACTTTCCCCCACTCCCTGCAGAGACCTTAAAGGTGGCAAAATTGCATTATCTTTAATTAAAAACTTATCTGAATCTGATTCATAAAGGTCAACTTTTAAGAAATTAAAGCCTCTACAGTACATTTCATAAGCTACTTCTAAAACTGTAAGCAAATCTTTCTCCTTTTGTGTAAGATTATTACCTTCATTATTTAATTGATTTATCTTTTCCTTCACAACATCTTTTCCTTTACATATCAAATCTGCATCAAAGTCATCTACTTTAGTTGTAAAATACGTAGCATAAAATGCTAGTGGATAGTGAACTTTAAAATACGCTATTCTAAACGACATCATTACATATGCTACGGCATGAGCTTTAGGAAACATATACTTTATTTTATTACAAGAATCTATATACCATTTTGGAACATTATTTTTCTTCATAAGCTCTTCATTTTCGGGAGTTAATCCTTTACCTTTTCTCACTCTTTCCATGATTGTAAATGCTTCTTTAGGAGGTAGCCCTTTTAATATTAGATAATTCATAATGTCATCTCTTGTAGATATAACGTCTTTTAATTCAGCTATGCCCTGCCTTACTAATTCCTGTGCATTATTAATCCATACATCTGTTCCGTGTGAAAGTCCACTTATTCTGACTAATTCAGCAAATGTAGTTGGCTGTGTATCAATTAACATCTGTCTTACAAACTTAGTCCCAAATTCAGGAATCCCAAGTGAACCAACCTCTATATCAAAATCATCATCAACTAAGTTTAAAGTTTCAGTAGAAGTAAATATCTTTATAGTATCTTTATCATCTAATCGTATATCTTGAGGATTTATACCTGTAAATTCTTCTAACATTTTTATAATCGTTG includes:
- the rnpM gene encoding RNase P modulator RnpM codes for the protein MMKKKKIPLRKCVGCFEQKPKKELIRIVRNKEGEIKIDFTGKAHGRGAYICPQKECFEKMQKKNALARAFGVEVPSDIYEQLIEELNKNEK
- the rimP gene encoding ribosome maturation factor RimP, which gives rise to MQKKRVVDIVEELIVPFTEDKNLDLVDIEFVKEGQHRYLRVYLDKEGGLSLDDCQEASEYLSKKLDELDPIKESYFLEVSSPGIDRPLKRDKDFEKYKGELVEVRLYHPMDGQKIFEGKLLGLENNKIIIDIEKKGSISIPRDKVSLVKLLINFD
- the infB gene encoding translation initiation factor IF-2, which codes for MSKIRVYQLAKKLGITSKELISKLGEFGLEVANHMSTIENEDANVIIEFYESEKEEKNGSKNTKKNNKEKKQSENKDKNKEEKIEKSDNANDNELIIKLEKTITVKDLADKLSKNANEIIMKLMNLGVMAALNQEIDFDTAEIVASEYGYTAVLEKNDNSDDEFEEEEDNPEDLVKRAPIVTVMGHVDHGKTSLLDAIRKTKVTAGEAGGITQHIGASEVDINGEKIVFLDTPGHEAFTSLRARGAQITDIAVLVVAADDGVMPQTIEAINHAKAADVPIIVAINKIDKPDANPDRVKQELAEHGVLIEEWGGDVVCVPVSALKGEGIDQLLEMILLVAEMRELKANPNRKAVGTIIESKLDKGRGPVATVIVQKGTLNVGDSIIAGATYGRVRAMINDKGNRIKKAGPSTAVEILGLSDVPEAGDKFRVVKDDKTARQIAEKRQQEIREKSLKATQKVTLEDLFEHIQQGKVKDLNIIVKADAQGSVEAIKQSLAKLSNDEVRINVIHGAVGTITESDILLASASNAIVIGFNVRPSSSVTRLAETENIELKTYRIIYEAIDDIEAAMKGMLEPEFKEVVLGKIEVRATFKVPNVGTIAGGYVLEGKVTRNSNVRLVRDGIVIYEGKISSLKRFKDDVKEVASGYECGIGLENYNDIKEGDIIETYIIEEVKKS
- the nusA gene encoding transcription termination factor NusA — protein: MKNELLEALEQLEKEKGISKETLLEAIEAALITAYKKNFGSAQNVKITIDRENGDVHVYSRKQVVENVENELFEISLEDAKKIDPNYEIDDIIEKEVTPKNFGRIAAQTAKQVVVQRIREAERAVIYEEFVNRESEIVTGTIQRISKGIVYINLGKTEAILLPNEQIQNEVYTQGSRIKTYIVEVKKTTKGPQILVSRTHPGLVKRLFELEVPEIHDGIVEIKSISREAGSRTKIAVYSSDLDVDPVGACVGQKGARVQNIVDELRGEKIDIIKWSENPSEFISNSLSPSKVEKVIINEEEKSALVIVPDYQLSLAIGKEGQNARLAAKLTGWKIDIKSLSQFEESLVE
- a CDS encoding DHH family phosphoesterase, whose amino-acid sequence is MNNYYLELFEGRKNIIILPHILPDGDTIGSSIALFYALKKLEKRVYIILNDKLPSNLKFLNANSKIITTEDFEKLSIKPDLIITVDSSDTDRLGDRAYLLDLCSEVLNIDHHSTNTNYGKYNLVNSKAAACGEIIYELLKKLKIYIDKNIATALYVALSTDTGSFKYSNTTPLTLRIAADLIEKGIDFSFINTELYQNKPINKIKLLSDVLNSLELHFDGKLAVIYVTNDMLKKNKIDISDTDGIIEYARDIEGVNIAVLLKEFSDNTIKVSLRSKYDFDVSIIAKKFGGGGHKKAAGCTIYDTIDNAKNILLNTFRENFR
- a CDS encoding L7Ae/L30e/S12e/Gadd45 family ribosomal protein, with protein sequence MKNKIYSLLGFAQKSKNLFSGENTCEIYIKKKVIKLIIIAEDASHNTLKKMINLCNSNGIPYIIFGNRDMLSKSIGKINRTVFGIKDENFAKKILEIAELLNIERSV
- the rbfA gene encoding 30S ribosome-binding factor RbfA — protein: MRYARTNRISEEIKKIVSSIIMNQLKDPRISKLTSITHVDTTNDLRYTNIYISIFDDSVDKNETIEALNNAKGYIRRELGKHLKVRYTPEPIFKLDESIEHGVYMSKLIEKVNKNSSVQEVDENE